One window of the Actinomyces wuliandei genome contains the following:
- a CDS encoding DUF7059 domain-containing protein, with translation MNVALPQPAPSADPGAAVPPAPRATAEQALRLRKDLEASGWGVDAVAHLLGEVGDAALRREVRLPALRALRAAMDEDRAAGARPSPPAVLTALFMLGEPVSAAELDHVLSRTRTRGAAATGLVSPPDTNGRVRALVDLRPHEARDDTGQVRWWVASDLGEMVTGRELAPGHVLGIGGAGLTLAGLVPRTPVGTALDLGCGCGIQTLYLLRHAEHVTATDVSRRALDFTAFNVALAGQEERVELAAGSLLEPVAGRRFDLVVSNPPFVLTPAAVREAGLALMEYRDAGEDVLPGLVAGLGAHLQAGGTAVLLGNWEHHQGRDWRRDVADWLPEEADAWVVEREQQDPVSYAAMWLRDGGVAPERAPEAFDAAVGAWVGDFEERGVEGVGFGYLVLHRPQAPRRPWRVLEEVTTAVEAPLGPHVAQVLEAQDLLAGLDDDAVATLHPVLAADVTEERHLVPGAAEPSVIMLRQGGGLGRAVPVSTAVAALAGAADGELSVAQVAQAVAVLTGAGTAADAVAVRAELVAGVRELARCGFLTFG, from the coding sequence ATGAACGTCGCGCTCCCGCAGCCCGCCCCCTCCGCTGACCCCGGGGCGGCGGTGCCCCCTGCGCCGCGTGCCACCGCCGAGCAGGCCCTCAGGCTGCGCAAGGACCTGGAGGCCAGTGGCTGGGGCGTGGACGCCGTCGCCCACCTGCTGGGAGAGGTGGGTGACGCCGCCCTGCGCCGAGAGGTCCGCCTCCCCGCCCTGCGGGCGCTGCGGGCCGCCATGGACGAGGACCGGGCCGCAGGCGCGAGGCCCTCGCCCCCGGCCGTCCTGACTGCCTTGTTCATGCTTGGTGAGCCGGTGTCGGCCGCCGAGCTCGACCACGTCCTGAGCCGCACCCGTACCCGCGGTGCGGCCGCTACCGGCCTGGTCAGCCCGCCTGACACCAATGGCCGGGTCCGTGCCCTGGTGGACCTGCGTCCCCACGAGGCCCGTGACGACACCGGGCAGGTGCGCTGGTGGGTGGCCTCCGACCTGGGTGAGATGGTCACCGGCCGTGAGCTGGCACCCGGCCACGTCCTGGGCATCGGCGGGGCGGGACTGACCTTGGCGGGCCTGGTCCCGCGCACACCGGTGGGTACCGCCCTGGACCTGGGGTGCGGCTGCGGGATCCAAACGCTCTACCTCCTGCGCCACGCCGAGCACGTGACTGCGACGGACGTCTCGCGCCGGGCACTGGACTTCACCGCCTTCAACGTCGCTCTCGCCGGTCAGGAGGAGCGGGTGGAGCTGGCGGCAGGCTCCCTGCTGGAGCCGGTGGCAGGGCGTCGCTTCGACCTCGTGGTCTCCAACCCCCCGTTTGTCCTGACGCCTGCTGCGGTCCGTGAGGCGGGGCTGGCGCTCATGGAGTACCGCGACGCCGGCGAGGACGTCCTGCCTGGGCTCGTGGCGGGCCTGGGTGCCCACCTGCAGGCGGGGGGCACCGCCGTGCTGCTGGGGAACTGGGAGCACCACCAGGGGAGGGACTGGCGCCGGGACGTCGCCGACTGGCTGCCGGAGGAGGCCGACGCCTGGGTCGTCGAGCGGGAGCAGCAGGACCCGGTGTCCTACGCGGCCATGTGGCTGCGTGACGGCGGGGTGGCCCCCGAGCGGGCACCGGAGGCCTTTGACGCCGCCGTCGGGGCGTGGGTCGGGGACTTCGAGGAGCGGGGGGTGGAGGGGGTCGGCTTCGGCTACCTGGTCCTCCACCGCCCGCAGGCACCGCGCAGGCCCTGGCGGGTGCTGGAGGAGGTCACCACGGCAGTGGAGGCTCCCCTGGGGCCGCACGTCGCCCAGGTGCTGGAGGCCCAGGACCTGCTGGCTGGCCTGGACGACGACGCTGTCGCCACCCTGCACCCCGTGCTGGCTGCCGACGTCACCGAGGAGCGCCACCTGGTGCCAGGCGCCGCAGAGCCCTCGGTCATCATGCTGAGGCAGGGTGGGGGCTTGGGGCGTGCCGTCCCGGTGAGCACAGCGGTCGCCGCCCTGGCAGGGGCCGCCGACGGCGAGCTGAGCGTGGCGCAGGTAGCGCAGGCGGTGGCGGTCCTGACCGGGGCTGGCACGGCCGCCGACGCCGTCGCAGTGCGTGCCGAGCTCGTGGCGGGCGTGCGCGAGCTGGCCCGCTGCGGGTTCCTGACCTTTGGGTGA
- a CDS encoding phosphatase PAP2 family protein — protein MMSSRTTPGRAAPPGAAAPGARGRAVLLASCCLVGVLVLWWLCVGTYTGQRLEAAALEGSEIGSHYVSDQARALLSTVSMPAAVVLVAVILLVGWLRGSHRRALWAVVAVVGANLSTQVIKQWVLWRPDYDITARWDNANTLPSGHTTMAASAAVALVLLAGTRWRTAAAWAGAAATAAMGYSTLVCQWHRPSDVLSAVLVAVAWGAVAVAGGAWQGGDRDPGGRGGQHDGGQRGSAHSDGGAGSGAAAARGSQRLWNTVLTAAGAVGCVGAGLLGAWVWSRSAAPLTRWDLFAAYTTGSVATVAVSCLALGALVGLSDWRARDRTR, from the coding sequence ATGATGAGCTCCCGGACGACTCCAGGCAGGGCGGCACCTCCGGGTGCCGCAGCGCCAGGTGCGCGCGGGCGGGCCGTGCTGCTGGCGTCGTGCTGCCTGGTGGGGGTGCTCGTGCTGTGGTGGCTGTGTGTGGGCACCTACACCGGCCAGCGTCTGGAGGCGGCCGCCCTGGAGGGCTCTGAGATCGGCTCCCACTACGTCTCCGACCAGGCCCGCGCTCTCCTGTCCACCGTCTCCATGCCTGCGGCGGTGGTGCTGGTGGCGGTGATCCTCCTCGTTGGCTGGCTGCGTGGCAGCCACCGTCGTGCCCTGTGGGCCGTGGTCGCCGTGGTCGGGGCGAACCTGAGCACCCAGGTCATCAAGCAGTGGGTCCTGTGGCGTCCCGACTACGACATCACCGCGCGCTGGGACAACGCCAACACCCTGCCCTCGGGGCACACGACCATGGCGGCCTCAGCCGCCGTGGCCCTGGTGCTGCTCGCCGGGACCCGCTGGCGCACGGCTGCGGCCTGGGCCGGGGCTGCCGCCACGGCGGCCATGGGGTACTCCACCCTGGTGTGCCAGTGGCACCGGCCCTCCGACGTTCTCTCGGCCGTGCTGGTGGCCGTCGCCTGGGGCGCGGTGGCGGTCGCAGGTGGAGCATGGCAGGGCGGGGACCGGGACCCGGGTGGGCGCGGTGGCCAGCATGATGGCGGCCAGCGCGGCAGCGCCCACAGCGACGGGGGTGCTGGCAGCGGGGCAGCCGCAGCCCGGGGCTCGCAGCGGCTGTGGAACACCGTGCTCACGGCCGCAGGAGCCGTGGGCTGCGTCGGTGCCGGTCTCCTGGGGGCGTGGGTGTGGTCGCGCAGCGCCGCCCCGCTGACGCGGTGGGACCTCTTTGCCGCCTACACCACGGGGTCGGTGGCGACTGTCGCCGTGTCCTGCCTGGCCCTGGGCGCCCTGGTCGGCCTGAGCGACTGGCGGGCGCGGGACCGGACGCGATAG
- a CDS encoding PH domain-containing protein, protein MALSKKLLSRDEVVVRHMRTHAKVLLWRVLLEVVVLAAAVAGSVLAPQGWRPWGLVALWALVVVVSVPLLLLPWLRWYTDTYTITTRRVITRSGILRRTGHDLPLSRISDVQQDKDLNDRLFGCGTLILQTSSDDPLPLRDVPHVETVQVEIVNLLFNDVQGAVDADPRR, encoded by the coding sequence ATGGCACTGTCGAAGAAGCTGCTGAGCCGCGATGAGGTCGTCGTGCGGCACATGCGTACCCATGCGAAAGTCCTCCTGTGGCGGGTCCTCCTGGAGGTCGTCGTTCTCGCCGCCGCAGTCGCGGGGTCGGTTCTTGCCCCGCAGGGCTGGAGGCCGTGGGGCCTTGTAGCGCTGTGGGCACTGGTCGTCGTCGTGAGCGTCCCCCTCCTGCTCCTGCCGTGGCTGAGGTGGTACACCGACACCTACACGATCACCACGAGGCGGGTGATCACCCGCTCCGGCATCCTCAGGCGCACCGGTCACGACCTGCCCCTGAGCCGTATCTCCGACGTGCAACAGGACAAGGACCTCAACGACCGGCTCTTCGGCTGCGGCACCCTCATACTCCAGACCAGCTCAGACGACCCGCTCCCCCTCAGGGACGTCCCCCACGTGGAGACGGTGCAGGTCGAGATCGTCAACCTGCTCTTCAACGACGTCCAGGGGGCTGTTGACGCGGACCCCCGGCGCTGA
- a CDS encoding TadA family conjugal transfer-associated ATPase: MTSGSELARVRRALAHGSRLDQALEEVTDPATGELGLARLRHRVRADAEGAGPLLQPLIDTPGVTDVLVLAGLTWVDRGHGVERVACPVMPESQVRALAVRMAASAGRRLDDASPVVDATLSDGTRLNAVLPPLSSQGTVISLRTRRPQGFSLAELVGAGTVAPGLDAVLAALVAQRASCLVTGATGTGKTTLLAALLGLVPASERIVCIEEASELRPRHPHVVHLQERGDNIQGAGAVSMTSLVRAALRMRPDRIVLGECRGPEVRDVLTALNTGHEGGWATLHANSATDVPARLTALGALARLDEGAVASQAASALDAVVHLRRLPGGRGGAEHEDASPGPPGPPGARWVSSVGVLTREATVAGAVLTCQEALSVSAEGVTAAGPAIDRLVSRVGEGPVSAALSQGTRGRHRPVRGLP, encoded by the coding sequence GTGACGTCAGGTTCCGAGCTGGCCCGGGTCCGCCGCGCCCTCGCCCACGGGTCCCGGCTTGACCAGGCGCTTGAGGAGGTCACCGACCCTGCCACCGGTGAGCTGGGTCTGGCCCGCCTGAGGCACAGGGTGCGCGCCGACGCGGAAGGCGCCGGACCGCTCCTGCAGCCCCTCATCGACACCCCAGGTGTCACCGACGTCTTGGTGCTCGCCGGCCTGACCTGGGTCGACCGCGGGCACGGGGTGGAGAGAGTCGCCTGTCCGGTGATGCCGGAGAGCCAGGTCCGCGCGCTCGCGGTACGGATGGCCGCCTCAGCGGGGCGCCGTCTTGACGACGCCAGCCCGGTGGTGGACGCGACCCTGTCGGACGGGACGCGCCTCAACGCCGTCCTGCCGCCCCTGAGCAGTCAGGGCACGGTGATCAGCCTGCGGACCAGGAGGCCCCAGGGGTTCAGCCTGGCAGAGCTTGTCGGCGCGGGGACAGTGGCTCCAGGCCTTGACGCCGTGCTGGCTGCCCTGGTGGCGCAGCGGGCCAGCTGCCTGGTCACCGGGGCCACCGGCACGGGGAAGACCACCCTCCTGGCTGCCCTCCTGGGGCTGGTACCGGCCAGCGAGCGCATTGTCTGCATTGAGGAGGCCAGCGAGCTGCGTCCCCGTCACCCGCACGTCGTCCACCTCCAGGAGCGCGGGGACAACATCCAGGGTGCCGGTGCCGTGAGCATGACCTCCCTGGTGCGGGCGGCGCTGAGGATGAGGCCGGACAGGATTGTCCTGGGAGAGTGCCGGGGACCTGAGGTCAGGGACGTCCTGACCGCGCTCAACACTGGTCACGAAGGAGGCTGGGCCACCCTGCACGCCAACTCTGCGACGGACGTGCCTGCGCGCCTGACCGCCCTGGGAGCACTGGCCCGCCTCGACGAGGGCGCTGTCGCCTCCCAGGCCGCGAGCGCCCTCGACGCCGTGGTCCACCTGCGGCGTCTCCCGGGAGGCCGAGGGGGAGCGGAGCATGAGGATGCGTCACCGGGGCCGCCGGGGCCGCCGGGGGCGCGGTGGGTGTCCTCGGTCGGTGTGCTCACGCGGGAGGCCACCGTAGCCGGGGCGGTTCTCACCTGCCAGGAGGCCCTGAGCGTGTCAGCCGAGGGTGTGACAGCCGCCGGGCCTGCCATCGACCGCCTGGTGTCGCGTGTCGGTGAGGGCCCGGTGTCAGCGGCCCTGTCACAAGGCACGCGGGGCCGCCACCGCCCCGTGAGGGGGCTGCCGTGA
- a CDS encoding MsnO8 family LLM class oxidoreductase yields MRISVLEQIPLFEGGSPYQVLRDVVHLARGVEEAGFHRLWLAEHHSTGVFQSSAPDLLMMHVLDGTRRIRVGSGGVMAMHYGSLQVAERFATLAALHPGRVDMGLGRAPGGDMRAAGALNQGRVIDPDSINLLVEEAVALLRNELTADHHYASLTVDPRPEQLPELWLLGSSGQSAAWAGSRDLNYAYAQFFTGRQQVEVMDHYRAHLPAGHQSGQTLSALCVSAAPTRQEAWEQALVAADARYALRTGRPVRFRDPATLEASYRAQVEAYLERDTAVIVGTYDEVASQVTTFAESHHTEEVMLISYIKDVETKIHQYTELAARLA; encoded by the coding sequence ATGCGTATCAGCGTCCTGGAGCAGATTCCCCTGTTCGAAGGCGGTAGCCCGTACCAGGTCCTTCGTGACGTGGTCCACCTGGCCCGTGGCGTGGAGGAGGCAGGCTTCCACCGCCTGTGGCTGGCGGAGCACCACAGCACGGGGGTCTTCCAGTCCTCGGCCCCGGACCTGCTCATGATGCACGTCCTGGACGGCACCCGGCGTATCCGTGTGGGGTCGGGGGGAGTCATGGCCATGCACTACGGCTCCCTGCAGGTGGCCGAGCGCTTCGCCACCCTGGCTGCGCTCCACCCCGGTCGCGTGGACATGGGCCTGGGGCGCGCGCCCGGCGGCGACATGCGTGCGGCGGGGGCGCTCAACCAGGGGCGTGTCATCGACCCCGACTCCATCAACCTCCTCGTCGAGGAGGCTGTGGCCCTGCTGCGTAACGAGCTCACGGCCGACCACCACTACGCCTCCCTGACGGTGGACCCCAGGCCCGAGCAGCTGCCCGAGCTGTGGCTCCTGGGCTCCTCGGGCCAGTCCGCGGCGTGGGCGGGCTCCCGGGACCTCAACTACGCCTACGCGCAGTTCTTCACCGGCCGCCAGCAGGTAGAGGTCATGGACCACTACCGGGCACACCTGCCTGCTGGGCACCAAAGCGGCCAGACGCTGTCGGCCCTGTGCGTCAGTGCTGCCCCGACCAGGCAGGAGGCCTGGGAGCAGGCCCTCGTGGCTGCCGACGCCCGCTACGCGCTGCGTACCGGCCGTCCGGTCCGCTTCCGGGACCCCGCCACCCTGGAGGCCTCCTACCGGGCCCAGGTGGAGGCCTACCTTGAGCGGGACACGGCTGTCATCGTGGGCACCTACGACGAGGTCGCCTCCCAGGTCACGACCTTTGCCGAGAGCCACCACACCGAGGAGGTCATGCTCATCAGCTACATCAAGGACGTCGAGACCAAGATCCACCAGTACACCGAGCTCGCCGCCCGGCTGGCCTGA
- a CDS encoding polymorphic toxin type 15 domain-containing protein — protein MTPRRWRDRLRRRGRPTAPAAGPAAPGGGAGGGGPAPGHGGGGGDASLVAGDMFTPGRAGGQSVLVWEGAVAAPASPLAWHSATPVEVFFHTGHHDSTQVLVAEFTRQLDRQLSALSLLSAERLLEGIRAYRTQGRQPTSGTTKRARKNFMKEVMHDLRHVHQLSKEDAQAKALEVNRALVVLHEPDQLLAGPGGPATTGPQPGYPSLGHGQVNSSVGSQNRPMVAVLEQAALAVPPDQRAQVRLLVRAVLTSSPDLAQDLRAGQAHLEPRTQAQRSATSPRAPPWTPTYLAATIATGHDPWHPPARAQEPAPSATTQPGTGQPHQPDRPGPATGQPGPTHTGATPAGPGQPGHKTTREEVLANIKARVAQAARQGNQPRAAREAPAGADLSRTARLREASFPHSPTAAVRTPPAQPQAGPRPSRAGQPGHKTTPEEILADIKARVAQAAQQPTQPPTPHQTPTRNHRRNRGLGR, from the coding sequence GTGACGCCCAGGCGCTGGCGGGACCGGCTCCGCAGGCGCGGGCGCCCCACCGCCCCTGCTGCTGGTCCCGCCGCGCCTGGCGGCGGGGCCGGTGGTGGTGGCCCAGCCCCCGGCCACGGCGGCGGTGGCGGGGATGCCTCCCTGGTGGCTGGTGACATGTTCACCCCAGGGCGGGCTGGCGGGCAGAGCGTGCTGGTGTGGGAGGGGGCCGTGGCGGCACCGGCGAGCCCGCTGGCGTGGCACTCGGCCACGCCGGTGGAGGTGTTCTTCCACACCGGCCACCACGACTCCACCCAGGTCCTGGTGGCTGAGTTCACCCGCCAGCTGGACCGACAGCTCTCCGCCCTGTCCCTGCTCAGCGCGGAGCGCCTGCTGGAAGGCATCCGCGCCTACCGCACCCAGGGCCGCCAGCCCACCTCCGGTACCACCAAGCGAGCCCGCAAGAACTTCATGAAGGAGGTCATGCACGACCTGCGGCACGTGCACCAGCTCTCCAAGGAGGATGCCCAGGCCAAGGCGCTGGAGGTGAACCGGGCGCTGGTGGTCCTCCACGAGCCCGACCAGCTCCTGGCGGGGCCAGGCGGCCCCGCCACCACCGGGCCGCAGCCCGGCTACCCCTCCCTGGGCCACGGGCAGGTCAACTCCTCGGTGGGCTCCCAGAACAGACCCATGGTGGCGGTCCTGGAGCAGGCCGCCCTGGCCGTCCCACCCGACCAGAGGGCGCAGGTGCGCCTCCTGGTGCGCGCCGTGCTGACCAGCTCCCCCGACCTGGCCCAGGACCTGCGTGCCGGCCAGGCGCACCTGGAGCCACGCACCCAGGCCCAGAGGAGCGCCACCAGCCCCCGCGCACCACCGTGGACACCCACCTACCTCGCCGCCACCATCGCCACCGGGCACGACCCCTGGCACCCACCCGCCCGGGCGCAGGAGCCCGCGCCCTCGGCCACGACCCAGCCCGGGACCGGGCAGCCCCACCAGCCAGACCGGCCCGGCCCCGCCACCGGGCAGCCAGGCCCCACCCACACGGGCGCCACCCCGGCCGGACCGGGCCAGCCGGGCCACAAGACCACCCGCGAGGAGGTCCTGGCCAACATCAAGGCCCGAGTGGCCCAGGCGGCCCGCCAGGGCAACCAGCCCCGGGCCGCACGGGAGGCACCCGCCGGGGCAGACCTCTCCCGAACCGCCCGTCTGCGCGAGGCCTCCTTCCCCCACTCGCCCACCGCCGCCGTGCGCACGCCACCAGCACAGCCCCAGGCAGGCCCCAGACCGTCCCGGGCGGGCCAGCCGGGCCACAAGACCACCCCCGAGGAGATCCTGGCCGACATCAAGGCCCGTGTCGCCCAAGCCGCCCAGCAGCCCACCCAGCCCCCCACCCCACACCAGACCCCCACCCGAAACCACCGACGCAACCGAGGTCTAGGCCGATAA
- a CDS encoding cellulose synthase operon protein YhjQ/BcsQ: protein MPALPPQPTPDPSPGPARRDHGSGAGDGGPGARLVAVTGARGGLGASTLLLHLAWALGRGGWRTAVVDLDPAGGLGMLLGDDVLPGLRWADLPTQETAFRAARLVGALPVWHTVSVLTGDARGGPLVRGDGRLPGCVDAVLTAVAREHEVVLVDLPRGLPAPLSAQVLLLTGRDLPSAVAAEVLVPWLRASVLGQGAVRSSGCQDTACVGAGESDPVSLVVRASGEDVTGADLERITGCRVLGSVPRDRAVLQRAARGEDLVRSRSAMRRAVSALARRLVPGTGTASPSGWQDSVVRREGQAWQ, encoded by the coding sequence ATGCCTGCCCTACCACCCCAGCCGACCCCAGATCCCTCACCAGGCCCCGCTCGGCGGGACCACGGCTCCGGTGCCGGAGACGGCGGTCCCGGGGCGCGCCTTGTCGCGGTCACCGGTGCCCGGGGGGGCCTGGGCGCGAGCACGCTCCTGCTTCACCTGGCCTGGGCGCTCGGACGCGGGGGCTGGCGCACAGCGGTTGTCGACCTGGACCCGGCAGGTGGTCTGGGGATGCTCCTGGGTGACGACGTCCTGCCCGGTCTGCGGTGGGCTGACCTGCCGACCCAGGAGACGGCCTTCCGGGCGGCACGCCTGGTCGGGGCGCTACCGGTGTGGCACACCGTGTCCGTTCTGACCGGCGATGCCAGGGGAGGCCCGCTCGTGCGGGGTGACGGCCGCCTTCCTGGGTGCGTGGACGCCGTGCTGACGGCCGTGGCCCGCGAGCACGAGGTGGTCCTGGTGGACCTGCCACGAGGTCTGCCTGCCCCGCTGTCCGCGCAGGTCCTGCTTCTCACCGGGCGCGACCTGCCCTCGGCGGTCGCTGCGGAGGTGCTCGTTCCCTGGCTGCGGGCTTCTGTCCTGGGGCAGGGAGCGGTGCGCAGCAGCGGCTGCCAGGACACCGCCTGTGTGGGTGCGGGGGAGAGCGACCCGGTGAGCCTGGTGGTGCGTGCCTCAGGCGAGGACGTGACAGGCGCCGATCTTGAGCGCATCACCGGGTGCCGTGTCCTGGGGTCCGTGCCGAGGGACCGTGCTGTCCTTCAGCGTGCTGCCCGGGGTGAGGACCTGGTGCGCTCACGCTCCGCCATGCGCAGGGCTGTCTCTGCCCTGGCGAGACGGCTCGTGCCGGGCACCGGGACGGCATCCCCCTCTGGGTGGCAGGACTCGGTGGTACGACGGGAGGGCCAGGCGTGGCAGTGA
- a CDS encoding type II secretion system F family protein has protein sequence MSGGAWVAAVPTSPAVSLAVFLVVFLAVFLAVSVVLLPLRRARAGAWGTTRPVLPVRVTTSHRQVDIGLLLTEVASLLRAGASPARAWSRALGRCGVVEGIDPGEDGVPPALADLGVPTATLTWPRWEQGRLCWQLPARGAARRRLQAAAAAVPGAAAACRLSASLGAPLAEVLDAVASGVAESGRAEASRVSALTGPRTTARLLACLPLVGLGLGAVVGADPVSFLLDGGWGSVLGATGAALMVAGHQVTRGMVRAATASARGTDEALVLDLASASLAAGASLPGVLVALGEAVEEEAFCVVGRALLLGAGWEEAWDAPGDPVWRSRYASLEGCLRPGWEDGASPQTLLAATAATVRVGRRARDEEAAERLAVRLVVPLGACHLPAFVLLGLVPVIASVGAGLLAS, from the coding sequence GTGAGTGGGGGCGCATGGGTGGCGGCAGTCCCGACCTCCCCGGCAGTCTCTCTCGCAGTCTTCTTGGTGGTCTTCCTCGCGGTCTTCCTGGCGGTCTCGGTCGTGCTGCTCCCGCTGCGACGCGCTCGGGCCGGCGCCTGGGGCACGACCCGCCCGGTGCTGCCGGTGCGGGTGACGACGTCGCACCGGCAGGTGGATATCGGCCTGCTGCTGACCGAGGTTGCCAGCCTCCTGAGGGCGGGAGCCTCCCCGGCTCGGGCATGGTCGCGGGCGCTGGGGCGCTGTGGGGTGGTTGAGGGGATCGACCCCGGGGAGGACGGCGTTCCTCCCGCGCTTGCGGACCTGGGGGTCCCGACTGCGACGCTGACCTGGCCGCGGTGGGAGCAGGGGCGCCTGTGCTGGCAGCTGCCCGCCCGCGGCGCGGCGCGGCGACGGCTTCAGGCTGCTGCGGCGGCGGTCCCGGGAGCGGCTGCGGCCTGTCGGCTGTCAGCCTCCCTGGGTGCTCCACTGGCTGAGGTCCTGGATGCCGTGGCCTCCGGTGTCGCCGAGTCGGGGCGCGCCGAGGCCTCGCGGGTCAGCGCGCTGACCGGGCCGCGTACGACAGCCCGTCTCCTGGCGTGTCTGCCGCTGGTAGGGCTGGGCCTGGGGGCTGTGGTGGGTGCTGACCCGGTCTCCTTCCTCCTGGACGGAGGATGGGGTTCGGTCCTGGGGGCGACGGGAGCCGCGCTCATGGTTGCCGGGCACCAGGTCACCAGGGGCATGGTGCGGGCGGCCACCGCCTCAGCCCGCGGTACTGACGAGGCGCTTGTCCTGGACCTGGCCTCCGCCTCCCTGGCCGCCGGGGCGTCGCTGCCTGGGGTGCTGGTCGCTCTGGGCGAGGCCGTGGAGGAGGAGGCGTTCTGCGTGGTGGGCCGGGCACTGCTGCTGGGGGCAGGGTGGGAGGAGGCCTGGGACGCTCCCGGGGACCCGGTGTGGCGGAGCAGGTACGCCAGCCTTGAGGGGTGCCTGCGGCCCGGCTGGGAGGACGGTGCCTCACCGCAGACGCTGCTGGCGGCCACGGCTGCCACGGTCAGGGTGGGCCGCAGGGCCAGGGACGAGGAGGCCGCCGAGCGTCTTGCGGTGCGTCTGGTGGTGCCCCTGGGTGCGTGCCACCTGCCTGCCTTCGTCCTCCTGGGGCTTGTGCCCGTCATCGCCTCGGTCGGTGCGGGACTGCTGGCCTCATGA
- a CDS encoding sensor histidine kinase, whose protein sequence is MSAVSTLTLRYTLTGHLDEKLAAASERAANRRNGLEQGPAGALQCPGADSPAGAATDTGTGSAEEPSDQCPTLSVPSSPVPPEGTETGDGELGGNKEVAPGVDAAGQSTGTLTVIIVSGSVSSATYIDAEGRYVSLPSQAYADLLPVRTDGHPMTVSITSLGDYRVVATEDDSGAVVITGLSTEDDNRLVRTQLLIEAGIALVGALVVALAGRSMVRSSLAPLERVAATAQHVASQPLERGEVSIDERVPAQDLASSTEVSQVGAALNTLLDRVEDALSARQRSETQVRQFVADASHELRTPLASIRGYTELIQREGADANLPEEAEHALQRVHSESLRMTALVEDLLLLASLDAGRGLVLTEVDLVGLLVDTVADARAAGPDHDWDLVLEALEPPAREGPGTLQASQPPEGQEPEEFEEFVPEPPLVMGDEPRLRQVLVNLLANARVHTPPGTRVTTTLLRRGSHLVVRISDDGPGIEPALRERLFERFARGDTSRGRRTGSTGLGMSIALAIVQSHQGTLTVESTTLQEDPVHHGTTFTISLPTGETQ, encoded by the coding sequence ATGAGCGCCGTCTCCACACTCACCCTTCGCTACACGCTGACCGGCCACCTCGACGAGAAGCTGGCTGCCGCCTCCGAGCGGGCCGCGAACCGCCGCAACGGCCTGGAGCAGGGACCGGCGGGCGCGCTCCAGTGCCCCGGCGCCGACAGCCCCGCTGGTGCCGCCACTGATACTGGCACGGGCAGCGCCGAGGAGCCCTCAGACCAGTGCCCCACGCTATCGGTCCCCAGCAGTCCCGTCCCTCCCGAGGGCACCGAGACCGGGGACGGCGAGCTCGGAGGCAACAAGGAGGTGGCCCCGGGGGTGGACGCCGCAGGCCAGTCCACGGGAACGCTGACCGTCATTATCGTCTCAGGCTCCGTAAGCAGCGCCACCTACATCGACGCCGAGGGCCGCTACGTCAGCCTGCCCTCACAGGCCTACGCCGACCTGCTGCCAGTTCGTACCGACGGTCACCCCATGACGGTCAGCATCACCTCCCTGGGTGACTACCGGGTGGTGGCCACCGAGGACGACTCCGGCGCTGTCGTCATCACCGGCCTGTCCACGGAGGACGACAACAGGCTGGTGCGCACCCAGCTGCTCATCGAGGCCGGGATCGCGCTGGTAGGGGCACTCGTGGTGGCCCTGGCTGGGAGGAGCATGGTCAGGTCCTCCCTGGCACCCCTGGAACGGGTGGCCGCCACCGCCCAGCACGTGGCCTCCCAGCCCCTGGAGCGCGGTGAGGTCTCCATCGACGAGCGCGTGCCCGCCCAGGACCTGGCCTCCTCCACAGAGGTCAGCCAGGTGGGAGCCGCGCTGAACACGCTGCTGGACCGGGTCGAGGACGCCTTGAGCGCCCGCCAGCGCTCGGAGACGCAGGTGCGCCAGTTCGTGGCCGACGCCTCCCACGAGCTGCGCACGCCCCTGGCGTCCATCCGTGGCTACACCGAGCTGATCCAGCGCGAGGGGGCCGACGCGAACCTGCCCGAGGAGGCCGAGCACGCCCTGCAACGGGTGCACTCGGAGTCCCTGAGGATGACGGCCCTGGTGGAGGACCTGCTGCTGCTGGCCAGCCTGGACGCGGGGCGCGGCCTGGTGCTCACGGAGGTGGACCTGGTCGGTCTCCTGGTCGACACCGTGGCCGACGCGCGCGCCGCAGGCCCCGACCACGACTGGGACCTGGTCCTGGAGGCGCTGGAGCCTCCCGCCAGGGAGGGCCCCGGGACCCTCCAGGCCTCCCAGCCCCCCGAGGGCCAGGAGCCCGAGGAGTTCGAGGAGTTCGTCCCCGAGCCGCCGCTGGTGATGGGAGACGAGCCCCGGCTGCGCCAGGTCCTGGTCAACCTCCTGGCAAACGCCCGCGTGCACACCCCACCGGGGACACGGGTCACCACGACCCTGCTGCGCCGTGGCAGCCACCTGGTGGTGCGGATCTCCGACGACGGGCCCGGTATCGAGCCCGCCCTGCGTGAGCGCCTCTTCGAGCGCTTCGCACGTGGAGACACCTCCCGCGGGCGCCGCACCGGCTCCACCGGCCTGGGGATGTCGATCGCCCTGGCGATCGTGCAGTCCCACCAAGGGACGCTGACCGTGGAGTCAACGACCCTGCAGGAGGACCCCGTGCACCACGGCACCACCTTCACCATCAGCCTGCCTACCGGTGAGACCCAGTAA